A DNA window from Columba livia isolate bColLiv1 breed racing homer chromosome 37, bColLiv1.pat.W.v2, whole genome shotgun sequence contains the following coding sequences:
- the CXXC1 gene encoding CXXC-type zinc finger protein 1 isoform X4 gives MERKFHELEGLIARAKGHPPREDEESTEGDSEDTDLQIFCVSCGHPINPKVALRHMERCYAKYESQTSFGSMYPTRIEGATRLFCDVYNPQSKTYCKRLQVLCPEHSREPKVPADEVCGFCPPPMGLYGFLWVPMGLYGSLWVPKGLYGFLWVSMGSYESLCVSMCLYVSLWVPMCLYVSVWVSMGSYVSLCVCMGLYGSLCVSMGSYGSLCVSMGSYGSLWVSMGLYGSLCVCMGLYGSLWVSMGLYGSLCVSMGSYGFLWVSMGLYGFLWVPMVSMGSLWVSMGLYGSLCVSMGSYWSLCVSVCLYVSLWVPMCLYGSLCVSMGSYGYLWVSMCLYVSLWVPVGARAPMGAVSRRSQQTRCAGSVPHPWVSMGSYGSLWVPMGLYVSLWVPMGLYGFLCVSMCLYGFLLVSMCLYGFLLVSMCLYGFL, from the exons ATGGAGAGGAAGTTCCACGAGCTCGAGGGGCTCATCGCCCGCGCCAAGGGGCACCCGCCGCGCGAGGACGAGGAG AGCACCGAAGGGGACAGCGAGGACACCGACCTGCAGATCTTCTGCGTGTCCTGCGGTCACCCCATCAACCCCAAGGTGGCGCTGCGGCACATGGAGCGCTGCTACGCCAAG TATGAGAGCCAAACGTCCTTCGGGTCCATGTACCCAACGCGCATCGAGGG GGCCACCCGCCTGTTCTGCGACGTTTACAACCCCCAGAGCAAAACCTATTGCAAGCGGCTTCAGGTGCTGTGTCCCGAGCACTCCCGCGAGCCCAAG GTCCCGGCAGACGAGGTGTGCGGGTTCTGTCCCCCacccatgggtctctatgggttcctatgggttcctatgggtctctatgggtctctatgggttcctaagggtctctatgggttcctatgggtctctatgggttcctatgagtctctatgtgtctctatgtgtctctatgtgtctctatgggttcctatgtgtctctatgtgtctgtatgggtctctatgggttcctatgtgtctctatgtgtctgtatgggtctctatgggtctctatgtgtctctatgggttcctatgggtctctatgtgtctctatgggttcctatgggtctctatgggtctctatgggtctctatgggtctctatgtgtctgtatgggtctctatgggtctctatgggtctctatgggtctctatgggtctctatgtgtctctatgggttcctatgggttcctatgggtctctatgggtctctatgggttcctatgggttcctatggtctctatgggttctctatgggtctctatgggtctctatgggtctctatgtgtctctatgggttcctattggtctctatgtgtctctgtgtgtctctatgtgtctctatgggttcctatgtgtctctatgggtctctatgtgtctctatgggttcctatgggtatctatgggtctctatgtgtctgtatgtgtctctatgggttcctGTGGGTGCtcgggcacccatgggtgccgtGTCCCGCAGGTCCCAGCAGACGAGGTGTGCGGGTTCTGTCCCCCacccatgggtctctatgggttcctatgggtctctatgggttcctatgggtctctatgtgtctctatgggttcctatgggtctctatgggttcctatgtgtctctatgtgtctctatgggttcctattggtctctatgtgtctctatgggttcctattggtctctatgtgtctctatgggttcctatga